The genomic window ATTCAGAAGAAATAAAGCTTCCACTCGCTCATACTTTCTGTGCTCTGTGTTTGTCTGCTTGTGTGCTGATCAGTAGAATAAACTGGTTTCTCAATACTTTTCTGCCTTTTTGCTGTGGTTTGGAACCTGTCTCCTGATCACTGATAGCttgttttgataaaaaaaatatccaatcaatcatctcttatttaaattttttcccCAATCTTACATTTATTGGATTAGTTACTCTCTTACCCCAAAAACGCACCcttattagctatttttttactaataattGAACTAACAACAAAAAGGCACATTGATTGGACAAAAGCTAATTATAAGTCAAAATAGATTTATTAGCgacaaaaataatttctaataaaacttttatatgtaaattttatcaACTTGAAAGCCAATGCGAAAACATCTATGTTAAAAATaccttaaaattaactttaaaattaagttctaaaaattcaaattttagcagCGATTGATTCTTTTTGGCAAACAATGAGATCCAAATAtgttttgcatcatgcatgtaacatcattttttaatagtatagctaggTAGCTACTACCAGCTACTAcctgtcctaaaataagtgcagttttgttttttccaatgtttaaccatttgttttatttgaaaatattatatgattaatatttttttattaaatgataaaacacaaatagtactttatgtgtgaatatttttttaattctttcataattttttcaaatataatggacggtcaaacgttggacatggatACCATGACCGCACTTATTTTAGGAAGAATGTAGTACTCcttctataaaaaaatcaacccctagtacaacgaatctagacaaaggactatctagatttattttttttacccaggaagtatattttaagacagTGATCGAGTAATATACTCTTAAAAAAagctgaagttttttttttctctaaagcTTACAATGGTTACATCATCATTGGATAGTGACATCGTCAGATTAAAGAAATTTGGAGGTACGGAAAATTCGGTTATACATTGCTGTTTCATCATGTGAGCTGAACGTCCTTCAGCTGCAAATATCTGCTCTCTCcacatctcaaaatataatatctttatttttctttagagGGACTAGGGATTAATGTGAAAGGTCTAAAGTATCCTCATTAAATTGAAGTGCCTGCTTTGGTTTTTGTGATGTCGTGATGTGGACTGACAAGGGTAGTATGAAAAGGTTAGTGTTAAAATTCACCTTTTAAACATACGAAACAGTTATTTTGGACATACTTAAATACTAGTGAAAGATAGTTAAAGTATATTTTAGGAATAAGTCTGCTTCACCACCCTAAAGTATTGGGGTTGGTCTACTTAACCCACTAAAGTACGAAACCGGATATTCGACCCCTTGAAGTATGAAAACCGGTTCAAATAACCCTCTAGAGTAGTATTATAGGTGGTTTTGCCATGTAAATGATTACGTTGCAGCGGTATTGGTTTGCATGACATAAAGATTAGTCTAGTAAACCCAAGTTGATCTAACTATTGTTTTTCACTCACTGATCAGCAAacctaaaaaatattactcactctatcctataatataagaatTGTCAAACTTGGTACGATtggcttataatttctcatgtaCTATAAGGTTTAttatagcaacaaaattataatcaaaTGAAAGTATtctcaacaaataaaatttaattcataTTATACTAATTATTGGTCAGATATTTTAGAAGTTGAATCTTGAAATGCTGCGCCTCATATTATGggttggagggagtatatattaacaCTAATTTACATCATTCTCTGCCCGTTTCACTTGTGAATAGAATTATTAGCATGTTACAATAGTCTCCTCTATAGTCCAAGAGGGCAAAACCATTGCCATGTCATTGTGTGCACAGCAAAACCACATATAAAACTACTTTAGGGGTTTATTTAAACTGGTTTTGATTCTTTAGGTGGCAAAATACCCGGTTTCGTACTTCTGGGAGCTATGTAGACCAGGCTCAATACTTCATGGGTGaagtaaatattttataatagaGGGAGTACCACCGACGAGTGCTCCAGGGCTTTGCACCTATTTATTGGTCCCTTTGGATCTTGGAGAATCCCACCATTTGGTTGCTTCCTCTGACCATTGGGTATGTCTTCTTTTTCTTATGTCATCCTATTCCCTCTACCATTATGCTGATCTTGGTTGTGATTTTGAGCTAATTTGGTAGCGCCTGCACTTTTATCGTGGTCTTGCAATTGGTCCAGCATTTCTTGAGTTCTACTGCTGCTCTTGCTATTTCTTTGGCGGGTCGTCCGCTGAATCTTACCGGAGTTTTGCTGACATGTTCTTGGGCTTATTgctttctataaatttgattaatcAGTAGATCTCTTTATGCTGTACTTTAGTGGTTCTATGCATGGGTGGGACTATGGGGAGTGCAACGGTGTATGAGCAGGGGTTGAGGAAAACCGAAAAGATCCTGAAAttctctagctctagctcttgtAACACGTAGCTACGTCCAAGTGCAAAGTCCATCTTCCCCCACAAATTTTTATTTGATACAGTTCGTATCTTCTATTTGTAGATTTCATTTGGAATAGATAGTTTTTAATGGAATAGAAACAATTACTGTGAAAATCTTATAAAATTCCTATTGCAAAGCAGCACTTGAATTTTGCATCCTGAGAAATACTGTGGTGCAGATTACTTGGCTTTGGTGCTTGGTACAGGATTTGAGTTTACTCTACAATTTTGTACTGTTAATAATCTGAAATCTTGACAAATAACTAAAAACAATTCTCCCtcagtttctttttttgcaaaagttcACAATTACTAGGCCAGATCGTTTCACAAATGTGTGATTGCAGAATTATCGTCATCACGTTGGTGCAAATGGCGAACGACAATGCACCTCAATGCGGGAAGTGCAGCCGTATGATGGAAAACTACGACTACACCAACTCCAACTGCCGAGATTGTACCTGCGACAAGTGCCATTTTCTTCTGGCCGGCACGGTCGGCTACAGTTGTCCTTACGCTTCCTGCAAATACAAGATCCACAAGGTATGCCCCGTGCCGGCAAGTGTACAGGGCTCCGCATCCCAAGACAGCGGCCCTCCCTGCGGGCTGTGCGGTCGTTTGACGTCCATCTACGACTACACCAACTCCACCTGCAGCAAATGCTACTGTGACATCGACAACTGCAGGCTTCTTCTCGCCGGCTACATCGTCTACGGATGCCTTCCCTGCAGATACGCTGTCCACAAGGTCTGCCCCAATGGCGCGggccaacagcagcagcagcagccgccgcctcttcgCAACGAAGTAATCAACGGAGCGATCAGAGGAACGGTCAGCGGAGTGATCGGCTGCATTTTCAGAGGGTTATTAGCTGCAAGCGGCGCCAGCTCCAATTGACGAGGGCATGCTAGCATGAAGCATAAGCATGATGTGTTATGTTTTTATAAGTATTGTAGTAACCGCTGTccctgggaaaaaaaaaagaggtattGTAACCGCTTTTCCTTTTTGGGTTTAGTCTGGTTAGCTACCACGGAAATACGGATCGTGGGACGGCACGATATATATGCGTTGTTGGTAGCtgtgtgttttgttttgaaataaTCGCGGCTTTTCTAGCACTACTGGGTAAAagtaaagaagagagaaaatagAGCTTGTGCGTCTGCTCGTTCATGTGTTCTTGGTGCCGCGGATCTAGGACTGATATATTCCAAAACTCCATTCCTCTACGTATTTCACGGCGCTAATATATATACACGTGCATACAAACATTACTATAAACATACATGTACACCATAGGCCAATGAGTTCGTTCAATTATGTACAAGATCAAAATATCTTTTAAGATTGGCATAATCATTACATATGTCTCATTATCGACATATACGTCGCTTACCACTGGAAAATAATTATTCAAAATTATGACACTTTTCTCAACATGATCCTACGTCTTTGTGTGGCCCTTATATTGTCAATTTGCCACATGCTTCATCCAAATTGTGTTGAACCGTTTATGTTTTGTTAATCTTTGTTTTTGAAGTAAATACATCATTCCGCTAGTAAATGTATAATCTGCAATCTAAATTGAaggttttcttttatcaaagtTGAGGATAAACACGGCTAAAAtggtaatatttataatatctacaatattatattgaaaattCATGTTAATAAAACATGATGTTGAAAATACCGTGGACAATTCATTTTTAGTcttttcaaaatttggtaattacTAAATCTATAATTAATACGAATTTAGTAAATAAAAATTTGTATCCATCTTGGACCCCCCCCTCCCATTAATTTAATTCAAAAATTAGGAAATAATTGCTAGCAACTTATAATTATATGGACTCCTTTTTAATATAAGctactataattatataattagaaTTAAGTCCACATATTCAGCTTTTAACTAAAAGTTTTTAATACTCATGTTATATATCAATATAGAGCCCAGACAATTTCGAAACAAGTAGGTTAAATAGGTTATAAAAGTGGTCAGTAAAACGTAGATTAGATATCTAATACAATAAACCATCGATGGGATTTTGATGTGTGTaatctaatacaataaattCGTAAAACACTCGTTCTTGCAAAGGGCATGCGAAATAAAGCCAAAATGATATATATGACCTATAGACCTTCATGTTTAATAATGAAGTTATCATGACTAGTCAAAAGCACTTATCCGTGAAGAGGATATGGTCATATGGGATGTAGTactatatatttacaaataagcTCTATACTTTGTTTCTGTCTTGTCTTTAATTTGTTTCTATCCATGCCTCGCACCGTTTTGGTAATGTCTTCTctaattttagagtaaatttcacaaaactaaagTTATTTTGCATAACTttagttttatataaaaaaatatatatttaagagttagttttataaaactacagatttagtgtctctgtttatcacaaaactacaggtactttatacgatctatcacaaaactacagatttaagaacttatttcacaaaactatagatttagtttaTGCGTTTATCacataactacatatttagtgcctttatttatcacaaaactacagatttaatgtctccattatcacaaaactgtaggttttaacaatgctaaaacaTGTAGTTATATGATAATAAAGACACTAAACATGTGGTTttatgataaatgaagatattaaatttattgttttgtgaaacaagtttttAAGTCTGTAGTTTTATAATATCTTGTGTAAagtacctatagttttgtgataaacaaagacactaaatgtgtagttttgtgaaataaattctcgaatttgtagttttgtgatagatcatACAAAGtaatgtagttttatgaaaattaattttaattttaatttgatttattttgggatggatggatggatggagtatgcAAGTGCAGAAGAAACTGGCAGTCTGGCACTGCACTGGCGGCGGTTTGGATCCCTGCAAGTTGGCGACTGACCTAGTGACCTCTGTCAAACCAGGGACGGCCGCCATGGCTGGAATTCAGAAACAAGCGGTTTAGGTAGAAAATGGATCAAATCTGGGACCCGTTTGGGGTGACACGTCTCCATCTTCATCGCCTAGCTAGCACATCAATTTTGCTTAATAGTAAGAGAAAGCATTCAATCATGGCATCCTTTTCTCAGCATACTGCTGATATCAATCACGCGGTAAACTGGAGCTGGAAAAGCCATGGTTAACCTGCCGATGTTGTGGCTTGATTTTTCAATCTTtttaaacttattttataaa from Oryza glaberrima chromosome 6, OglaRS2, whole genome shotgun sequence includes these protein-coding regions:
- the LOC127777321 gene encoding uncharacterized protein LOC127777321 gives rise to the protein MANDNAPQCGKCSRMMENYDYTNSNCRDCTCDKCHFLLAGTVGYSCPYASCKYKIHKVCPVPASVQGSASQDSGPPCGLCGRLTSIYDYTNSTCSKCYCDIDNCRLLLAGYIVYGCLPCRYAVHKVCPNGAGQQQQQQPPPLRNEVINGAIRGTVSGVIGCIFRGLLAASGASSN